CTCGACATCGCCATGCGGCACGTCCGGGAGAACCCCCGGCCGCTGCCGTCCGACATCCCGCCCCAGGTCCGCGCACTGGTGGAGCGGGCGCTGGCCAAGGACCCGAAGGACCGCTGGCCGAGCGCCGCCGCGCTGGCCGCAGTGGCCCGGCAGTTGAAGACGGCCCTGTCCCAGCAGGCCCGCGCCGGCGGTCAGGCCGCTCCGATCTCCGCCGCGCCGGCCTCGCCGGCCCCGGGCCGCGCGCAGGTGCCGCAGCCGCCGCGTACCCCGGCGGCACCGCACTCCCCGGCCGCACCGCACGCGCTGGCGGCGGGGCACCGGCCGCCACCCCACCCGCAGGCCCGTCCGCCGGCGCCGCCGCACCCCACAGCGGTCGCGCCGGCCGCGACCGGCTATCCGCGTGGCGCGGCCACGGTCCCGCCGGGGTACGCTCCGCAGTCCGGCCCGTCACGGCCGGTTCCCCGACGGTCACGATCCGGGATGGTGTTCCTGGCTATCGTGCTGGGCGCACTGGTCCTCCTCTGCTCCGGCGTGATTTCCTACCAACTGCGGAACAATCTCGGCGCGGGTGCGTCGGGTGCGGTTTCCGTGCAAGCGGTGACGTCCGACGCGCTGCGGCCCGACGGACGAGACGATCCAGCCGGTACGGCGTACCGTCGACTGGATCAGCCCGGAACGGGCGGCGACGAGACGACGACGAGCGAAGGACGACAGACGCGATGACAGCGCAGGCCCGCCTGCTCGGTGGCAGGTACCAGGTCGGCGAGCTGCTCGGCTATGGCGGCATGGCCGAGGTGCATCGCGGTCGCGACCTGCGGCTCGGTCGGGACGTCGCGATCAAGATGCTCCGCGCCGACCTGGCCCGGGACGCCACCTTCCAGATGCGCTTCCGGCGGGAGGCGCAGAACGCCGCCTCGCTCAACCATCCGGCCATCGTCGCCGTCTACGACACGGGTGAGGAGCAGGCGCCGACCGGCGAGACCCTCCCGTTCATCGTGATGGAGTTCGTGAACGGGCGGACGTTGAAGGAGGTGCTCGGCGCCGAGGGGCGGTTGCAGCCCCGTCGGGCGTTGGAGATCTGCGCCGACATCTGCGCCGCGCTCGACTTCAGCCACCGGCACGGCATCATCCACCGCGACATCAAGCCGGGCAACGTGATGCTCACCCAGACCGGTCAGGTCAAGGTGATGGACTTCGGCATCGCCCGGGCGCTGGCCAGCGGTGCCACCACGATGACGCAGACCAGCGCGGTCATCGGCACCGCACAATATCTCTCCCCCGAGCAGGCGCGCGGCGAGGCGGTCGACGCCCGCTCCGACGTGTACGCCGCCGGCTGTGTGCTCTTCGAACTGCTCTGCGGGCACCCGCCGTTCGTGGGCGACAGCCCGGTCAGCGTCGCGTACCAGCACGTCCGGGAGGCGCCGCCGACGCCGAGCGACCTCAACCCGGACGTCAACCCGGCGGTCGACGCGATCGTGCTCAAGGCGCTGTCGAAGAACCCGCTCAACCGCTACCAGAGCGCCGGCGAGATGCGGGCGGATCTGCTCCGCGCGGCGGCCGGCCGACCGGTGATGGCGACCCCGGTGATGCGCGAGGACGAGACCGTGGCGATGGCCGCGGCCGGTGGCCCGGGCTACCCGTCGGCCGGGGCGACGCAGACCCGGCAGATCCCGGCCCGGGTGGGTGATCCGCGCCAGCGCAAGGCGTCCTCCTGGCTCCTCGCCACGTTCGCGGCGCTCGGCGTGCTCGCGGTGATCGCCCTGGTCGCCGCGCTGCTGCTGAACAACAACAGGGAGGCGGAGGCCCTTCCGGTGCCGACGGTCACCGAGTTGAGCCTGGCGGACGCGTTCGAGCAGATCCAGCAGGCCGGCCTGGTCCCGGAGCGCGGCGAAGACGTGTTCACCTCGGACTGCAAGGAGGGCACCGTCACCAACCAATCGCCCTCCGCCGGCGAGCAGGTGGCGCCGAACAGCACGGTGACCGTGGAGATCTGTGGCGGCAAGCCCGAGGTGACGATCCCGAACGGCCTGGTCGGCAGCACCCGCGAGGCCGCCGAGGAGCGGCTCGACGAGCTGAAGCTCGAGGTCAAGGTCGCGCAGAAGGACAGCGCGGAGAGCGCGGGTCAGGTGCTGGAGGTTTCCCCCGCATCCGGTGAAAAGGTCGCGGAGGGCAGCGAGGTCACCCTCACCGTCTCCAGGGGCAACATCGTGCCGGTCCCGTCCGTGGTCGGTCTCACCGAAGCGGAGGCGAAGCGGACCCTGGAGGACGCCGGCTTCAAGCCCGCCGTCGAGCTCGGCCCGGAGGTGCCCGCCGACCAGGCCGGGCGGGTGGTCGACCAGAGCCCGAACGCCAATACCCAGCGCACCAAGGGCAGCCGGGTGGAGATCGTCGTGTCGGTGGCCGAGCCGGAGAACCCGGACCCGCCGACCCAGACCCCGCCGCCGCCCACTGGCACCCCGACCACCCCGCCGCCGGATGACGACGGTGGTGGCGGTGGTGGCGGCCTCCTGCCGTCCGTCCCGCCGTTCCGCCTCTCCGGCGAGTAATCGCATTGGCCGGCTCGACCGGGTGCGTTCGTGGTCGCTGGAGTGACCACAAACGCACCCGATGTGGCCGGTGCCGGGGAACCGATGGCGGCGAAGCGCGGTCCGCTCGATGACCGAGCCGGCGGCCCGGGCCGCCCGGTGGCGGCGTCGCCTGACCCGGGCAGCCGCTCTGGGAGTGGCCGTCCTGCTGCTCGTCAGCCTGCCGTGGCTGTGGACGACGATCGCCGCCCGCGGCCACCTGCACCCGGTGGCGGAGGCACCGACTGTCGACGTCGTGATCGTGCTGGGCACTGCCGTGACGGAGGACGGACGCCAGCCCGGCCCCCGGCTGGCCGGTCGTCTGGAGACCGCCGCCGAGCTGGTGCACCGCCAGCAGGCTCGGGTGGTGCTGGTGTCGGGCGACGGAGGCGGGGCATCCGGGGACGAGCCGGCGGCGATGACCCTGGAGCTGACCGGGCGGCTCGGCGTCGATCCGCGGCAGGTGATCGCCGACCCGCACGGCCTGGACACGTACGACAGTTGTCGCCGGGCGCGCGAGGTGTACGGGATCGAGCGGGCCCTGATCGTCACCCAGTCCTACCACCTGTCCCGCGCGGTGACCCTCTGCCGGCACCTCGGCATCGACGCCGAGGGAGTGCCCGCCCGCTGCTCGGGCTGTGGTTCGGCCCAGCTCGCGCGGAAGGCAGCTCGGGACTACCTCGCCAGCGGCAAGGCGGCCTGGGACGCGATCCGTGATCGGCCGCCGACCGTCACCTCGCCCCCCGACCCCGGCGTTTCCGACGCCCTGGCCCGCTGACCGCCACGGCCAATCCCGTTCGGGCCGACCACGTCTGGACGCCAACCGGCCTATCGACGGGATCCGGTTGATCGCGCCGGCGTTCACGGGCGCCGGGGGCCCGGCGTGGGGTCTGACCTCAGGCGGTGGCGAAGGCGGCGCGGCGGCGGGCGTCGACCTCGGCTGCGAGTGCCGGGGCGCGTTCCAGCGCTTCCGGGTGGCCGCATGCGGCGAGCCAGTTGGCCAGCATCAGGTGCCCGCCCTCGGTGAGCACCGACTCCGGGTGGAACTGGACGCCCTCGATCGGCAGGGTCCGGTGGCGCATCGCCATCACGATCCCGGAGGCGGTCCAGCCGGTGACCTCCAGCTCGGCCGGCAGCGTCTCCCGCAGCACGGCGAGGGAGTGGTAGCGGGTCGCCGTGAACGGGTCGGGCAGGCCGGCGAGGACGCCCGTGTCGTCGTGCCGGATTTCCGAGGTCTTGCCGTGCAGCAGCTCCGGGGCGCGGGTGACGGTGGCGCCGAACGCCTCGCCGATGGCCTGGTGGCCGAGGCAGACGCCGAAGATCGGCAGCCGTCCGGCGTACTCGCGGATCACGTCGAGGCAGATGCCGGCCCGGTCGGGGCTGCCCGGCCCGGGTGAGAGCAGGATGCCGGCCGCGTCGACCCGCCCCACCTCGGCCACGTCGATCTCGTCGTTGCGTCGTACGTCGCACTCCACGCCGAGCTGGCCGAGGTACTGCACGAGGTTGAAGACGAACGAGTCGTAGTTGTCGATCACCAGGACGCGCACGGCCTCACTCGTCCTCGTCGGGCGGCGGGGTGTTGTTCCGATCCGTGTCGTACGGCAGGTCGTGGTCGTCGCCCGCCGGGTCCTCGCCCACCGAGCCGTCGTCGCCGGGCACCACGTCGCCGGCGGGCCCGCCCGGCACCCCGGAGTCCTCCTGGGTGACCTGCACGTCGTCGAAGGGCAGCAGCGGCTCGGCCCAGGGGAACACCACATACCAGAGCAGCGCCACCGCGGTGGTGGCGAGCAGCAGGCTGCCGACGAGCTTGCCGGGCAGCCCGAAGGGCAGCTTGCGCCAGATCCAGGCGTACATCGTCAGGTCCCCAACTCCGCCGGACGCCCCTCGCTCTTCGGCTGGGTACGCGTCAACTCGGCGTGAATGATCAACCGCTGATAGTTGTCGAACTTCGGGTTGCAGGTGGTCAGGGTCAGCATCCGTTTGGTCGGTTTCACGCCCGGCCGACCTGGCACCGGAGCCACCACCTCGACCTGTGTCGGCCTGACGATCAGGCTCTCGGTGACCTGGTAGACGTACCACTCGGTGCGGCCCTCGACGAGGATCGGGTCACCGTTGCGCAGTTCGTCCAGCCGCCAGAAGGTGGCCCGGTTCCGGTGCCCGGCCACGGAGAAGTTGCCCACCTGGCCCGGCATGGCGCTGTCCGGGTAGTGGCCCGGCGCGTACCGGATGTCCTTCTGGCCGACGCCCTCGACCACGATCCATTCCTTGTCGAACTTCGGGATGTAGAGGCCCGCGATCGGCGTGCCCTGCACCGCCGGTCTGGGTGAGGCGGACGGGCTGGCCGACGCCGCCACCGTCGGATCCGGCTCGGGGGCCCAGACCTGCGCCAACTGCTCGCTCAGCTCGCCCTGGTGGGCGTCGACGATCGCCGACTTGCCCCAGATCTCGTATCCCGCGAAGAGCAGCACCACCAGGCCGAAGGTGATCAACAGCTCGCCGCTGAACCGGAGGCCGGTGCGTACGCGGGACCAGAGCGACGGGCGGGTCAGCTCCGAGTAGACGCTCTTGTAGCCCTCACCTGTCTGGTGCGGACGCAGTTGCACCACCCGATCGCCCCGGCGCGGCTTCGGCGTCTCGGCGGGCTGGTCGGCGCCGTCGGCCGGCTCCTCGGTCGTCGGCGGCCGGGGCACGGCTCCCATCAGAGCGGTCGAGTCCATCGGGGGTGGGCTGGCCGGTCTGGCTCCGGTGACGGCCGGAATGAGCGCGGTGGCTCCCGGGTCGGCCGCCCGGTTCGGGGCGGCCTGCTGGTTCGGGGCGGCCTGCTGGTTCGGCTGGTTCGGTGCCGCCGGGTGGGCCTGCTGGTGCGGCCGGCCGGGGGTCGACGGGTGGGGCTGCTGGGCCGGCGCCACGGGCAGGCCCGTCGGGGCAGCCGCGCGGTCCGTTGCCGTCGGGTCGCCCGGAGTGACTGTCGACGCGGCCGGCGGGCTCGCCGCCGGAACGACCGTCGGGATCGGCCGGGTCGGATCCGCCGCCCGGTCAACGGCCGGACGGTCACCCGCCGCCCGGTCACCACCGGCCGGACGACCGGCGGCTGCGGCGCCGCCGACCTTGGGCATCAGCGCGGTCGGCTCCTCGCCCGACCAGCCACCCCGGCCTGCGGCGCGATCTGCCGGCTGCCGTGGCGACTCGGCCTCGGCGGTGCCGCGGCCCGCCATCTGCCAGGACGGTGCCGTCGGCGGCTGGCCGGGCAGCGCGTGGGGCGCTCCGTTCGCGGCCGGCCCGACCTGGGGCGGGTGCCCGTGACGCCCGTGCGGTGCTGCGGGCCCGCCCTGGTTCGCCTGGCCAGCCTGATTCGCCGGCCCCGGATGGTTCACCGGCCCAGCCAGGTTCGTCTGCCCGGGATGGGGTGCCTGCCCGCCGTACGCCGGCTGTCCGTACGCCGGCTGTCCGTAGGCCTGCCCGCCGTGCGGTGTGGCGGACTGCCCCGTTTGCGAAGACTGCGCTGAATGGCCGGCCGGGGGCGGCGTGGCCGGGCGCAGGCCAGCGGCGCCCGGCTGCCCGGCGCCGGGCTGCGCGAGGCCCGGCTGCGCGACGCCCGGCTGTGCGGTGCCCGGCTGTGCGGTGCCCGGGTGCGCGCTCCCCATGCCCGGCTGCGCGGTCCCGGTGCCGGGCTGCGCGGTCCTGGCGCTCTGCTGGGCGGTCCCGGTGCTGGGCTGCGCGGCGTTGTGGCTCGGCTGGGCGGTGCCGGCGGCCGACAGCGGAGCACCACCGTTTGGCTGGGCCGATCCGGCTCCAGGCCAGGTCGGGCCGGCGGCCGGCGGTGCCGGCGGCTGGGTGCCGGGCCAGGGCGCAGGCGTGCCGGTTCCCCCGGCGGCACCTGGCCGGCCCCCGTTGTCGGCCGGTGCCGACCTGCCCGGTGCGCCGGGCCCGGTGGCGGCCGCGTGACCGGGGTTCGCATCGCCGGGTCGGGTGCCGCTCGGCTGCGGCGCCCCGGCCGCGCCCCGGCTCGACTCGAACGCCCCGCGCCAGGGGGTCGGACCAACCGGAATGTCCGGTTGACCCGACGGCAGCGGTACGCCGTGCCACTGGTCGGCGCTCTCCGCGCCCTGCTGCCGCCGGCCGGGGTCGATGCCGCGACCCTGGTCCGCTGCCGGATCCCACTGGCCGGCCGTACGGCCGGGACCGGTCGAGCGGTCCGCGGAGGGCGGGGTGTCCCACTGGTTCGCGGAGTGGTCCACGGGCGGTGCCGGATCCCACTGGTTCGCGGTGCGGTCCACCGGCGGCGGGGTGTCCCACTGGTTCGCGGAGTGGTCTACCGGCGGTGCCGGATCCCACTGGTTCGCGGCACGGTCGGCGGGCGGTGCGGCGTCCCAGCGACCGGAGGTCGGGGTCTGCCGCTCCTGGCCGGGACCGGCACCCCGATGGTCGGTCGCCGGGCGGTCGGCGCGCTCCGGGCCGGGGGTCGCGGTCCAGCCGTCCGCGGTGCCGTTTCCGGCCGTCGACCGACCGGGCTGGTCCGCTGCCGGCGCGGTGTCCCACCGACCCGGGCCGGCGGGCGGGGCGGCGTCGGTGGACGCGTCGAAGCGGCCGGGGTTCGTCGGGCGCTGACTCTCCGGCAACCGGCCGGTGGCGGCCACCTGGTCGATCGGACGCGGGGGCACGGCCGGCGGTGAGTCGTACGGCGGCCGGGGCGACCCGGACCGGGTGGGCGGGACCGGGTCCGGCCACGCGCCCGCCGATCGGGGGGCCTTGGCGGGATCGTCCCGGTCGACCTTGGGCAGGAGGGCGGTGGGCTCGTCGGTCTGGTCGCGATGGCGACCGTCTGGCTGCTGGCTCACTGTGGCCTCACTGCGGCACGCTCGGGCCTCACTGCGGCACCCTCGCCGAACGCAAGGTGGTGGAATCCTCGAACGCGGGCACGGTGACGGTGCCAGGAGTCTCTGAGTAGCCGAGCTGGTAGTTGTCGACCGCGTCCCTGAACCACCGGACTCCCTCGGAAACGGCGAGGGCCTGCCGAAGTGCGGCGGGATCGCCAATTGCTACGATCTTGAAAGGTGGGGAGTACACCCGCCCGTGCAGCAGCAGGGTGTTACCCACGCAGCGTACCGCGCTGGTTGCCAGCACGCGGACGTTCATGATTGACATCGCCTCGGCGCCGCCGGCCCACAGGGCGTTCACCACCGCCTGGACATCGCCCTGGTGGACGACCAGGTCATCATTGGTGGCACCTTCGGGCAGGTTGCTGAGCTGCGGCGCGTCGTTGAGCTCGACGGTCAACCCGGGGCCGGTGAGCGCGGTGAAGCCGGCCGCGGTCCGGCTGGCGGCGGCCCGTTCCTGCTGCTCCTTGATCGGGCCGTCGGAGTCGGCGAGGACGGCCGTACGGCTCTCGACCTCCCCCCGCAGCGTGGCGGCGCGCTTCTCGTTCGTCGCCACCTGCTCGCGGCGGTCCTCGATCAGCTCGGTGAGCTGGGGCCGTCGGTCCTCGCGCAGGGCGGTACCGCCGGCGGTGGTGGCCGTGGTGGTGAAGAGCAGCCCGGCCGCGAGGGCGATCAACGGCACGCCGACCGACCAACCCGGCCGGCGTTGGCGTGGCCGCCCGGGCAGCAACCCGGCGACGAGTCGCCGCAGCGCCTTCTGCCACGACGCCGCGCCGGACGTGTACTCCACGGACCGTCCCCCCTTGTCCTCGTGCTCCGCTGCCGCCCCGACGCCGGCCGGTGCGCGCCGGAGCGACGCTGCTTTCCGGTGCTGCCCGGCACCGGTCTGGCCCCATTCGTGGATTGAACGGGTCTTCCGGACTACGCTAGCTGTCGAACATTATTGGCCATGGACCGTCGCCCTCGCGCCCGGTTGTCAGGCCGGACGAGGTCGTAACCCCTCTGGAGAGCGCCGTGCCCAAGTCTCAGGTCCGCAAGAAGAAGGTGTACACCCCGCCCACCGATGTCCGCCCGACGGCGACAGCGGCGACGCGGAAGCCCAGCCCGATGTGGCTGCCGATCCTGGCGGTGTCGCTGATCGTCTTCGGCATCGGCTGGCTGGTGGTCTACTACCTCTCCGAGCAGCGGTGGCCGGTGATGGAGCTGGGCTACTGGAACCTGGCGGTGGGCTTCGGCGCGATGGTCGCCTCCCTGATCGTGCTCTCCCGCTGGCGCTGATCCGCGGGTCGATGGCCCTGACCGCCGGCGGGCCCCCGAGGGCCGGCCGAGCGGAAGTCCCGGCCGCCTCCTAGGGTGTGCGCAGGGCAGCGTGGCCCGGGTGCGAGAAGACTCACGTTACTGCTGGGTAACCTTGCGCGTAGGCTGCACTGCATGACCGAGCGGAGCGAGGTCATCGACCGGTCAGGTTGAGGTGCGGCGACGGTCGGGTCGACCGACCCCTGCCGCCGACCCGGTCGCCGCGCGCTCGACAGGCAGCAGACCGGGAGGCCAACTCGATGGGCAGCGTCCAGATCGTCACCACGATCCTCGCGGCCGCCATCACCGCCGTGGCGGTGTGGCTTGCGGTACGCGCGGTCTCGAAGATGGTGGCCGTCATCCGGCTGGGTCAGCCCGACCCGACCCGGTTCGGCGACAAGGGCAGCCGTACGAAGACCATGCTCGCGGAGACCGCCGGGCACACCCGGATGCTCCGCTGGAGCGTGGTGGGTGCGGCCCACTGGTTCGTGATGGTCGGCTTCGTCGTGCTGTCGCTGCTGGTGCTCGAGGCGTACTTCGAGGTGGTCTCCACCACCGGTGGCCTGCCGCTGATCGGCGGCTGGACGCTCTACGGCCTGGTGACCGAGTGGATCGGCATCCTGGGTGTCGTCGGCATCGGGGTGCTGATCGCCATCCGGCTGGCGAACCGGCCGAACCGGGCGGGACGCCGGTCGCGGTTCGTCGGCTCCACCATGTGGCAGGGCTACTTCGTCGAGGCGGTCGTCCTCGCCGTACTGATCATGGGTTTCCTGATCCGCGGTTTCAAGGTGGCCACCGACCACTTCGAGTACCCGACCTGGGCCACCCCGCTCAGTCACGCGGTCGGCTCGACGCTGCCGGCCTGGGAGGACGGCGTCAGCGTCGCCGCCCTCATCAAGATCGCGATCTCGATGACCTGGCTCATCGTGATCTCGCTGAACGTGACGATGGGTGTCGCCTGGCACCGCTTCCTCGCCTTCCCCAACATCTTCTTCAAGCGGCAGCCGGGCGCGGCCGGCTCGGGTCTCGGCGCGCTGCGGCCGATGATGAGCGACGGCAAGCCGCTGGACTTCGAGGAGGCGGACCCGGAGAAGGATCAGTTCGGGGTCGCCCACGTCGAGCAGTTCACCTGGAAGGGCCTGCTGGA
This is a stretch of genomic DNA from Micromonospora sp. WMMD1082. It encodes these proteins:
- a CDS encoding serine/threonine-protein kinase, coding for MLSPGVQLGNRYRLDERIASGGMGDVWRGTDQVLGRTVAVKSLLPALLDEPGFAERFRGEARTMATINHPGVVDVYDFGNDQQIAFLVMEYVEGDPLSATLSRVGRLTPARTMALVAQAADALHAAHVKGIVHRDVKPGNLLVRPNGTLVLTDFGIARSELVGQLTAAGSVLGTASYISPEQATGQVATPASDVYALGVVAYQCLAGRRPFEGDNPLDIAMRHVRENPRPLPSDIPPQVRALVERALAKDPKDRWPSAAALAAVARQLKTALSQQARAGGQAAPISAAPASPAPGRAQVPQPPRTPAAPHSPAAPHALAAGHRPPPHPQARPPAPPHPTAVAPAATGYPRGAATVPPGYAPQSGPSRPVPRRSRSGMVFLAIVLGALVLLCSGVISYQLRNNLGAGASGAVSVQAVTSDALRPDGRDDPAGTAYRRLDQPGTGGDETTTSEGRQTR
- the pknB gene encoding Stk1 family PASTA domain-containing Ser/Thr kinase; amino-acid sequence: MTAQARLLGGRYQVGELLGYGGMAEVHRGRDLRLGRDVAIKMLRADLARDATFQMRFRREAQNAASLNHPAIVAVYDTGEEQAPTGETLPFIVMEFVNGRTLKEVLGAEGRLQPRRALEICADICAALDFSHRHGIIHRDIKPGNVMLTQTGQVKVMDFGIARALASGATTMTQTSAVIGTAQYLSPEQARGEAVDARSDVYAAGCVLFELLCGHPPFVGDSPVSVAYQHVREAPPTPSDLNPDVNPAVDAIVLKALSKNPLNRYQSAGEMRADLLRAAAGRPVMATPVMREDETVAMAAAGGPGYPSAGATQTRQIPARVGDPRQRKASSWLLATFAALGVLAVIALVAALLLNNNREAEALPVPTVTELSLADAFEQIQQAGLVPERGEDVFTSDCKEGTVTNQSPSAGEQVAPNSTVTVEICGGKPEVTIPNGLVGSTREAAEERLDELKLEVKVAQKDSAESAGQVLEVSPASGEKVAEGSEVTLTVSRGNIVPVPSVVGLTEAEAKRTLEDAGFKPAVELGPEVPADQAGRVVDQSPNANTQRTKGSRVEIVVSVAEPENPDPPTQTPPPPTGTPTTPPPDDDGGGGGGGLLPSVPPFRLSGE
- a CDS encoding YdcF family protein, whose amino-acid sequence is MTEPAARAARWRRRLTRAAALGVAVLLLVSLPWLWTTIAARGHLHPVAEAPTVDVVIVLGTAVTEDGRQPGPRLAGRLETAAELVHRQQARVVLVSGDGGGASGDEPAAMTLELTGRLGVDPRQVIADPHGLDTYDSCRRAREVYGIERALIVTQSYHLSRAVTLCRHLGIDAEGVPARCSGCGSAQLARKAARDYLASGKAAWDAIRDRPPTVTSPPDPGVSDALAR
- a CDS encoding aminodeoxychorismate/anthranilate synthase component II, encoding MRVLVIDNYDSFVFNLVQYLGQLGVECDVRRNDEIDVAEVGRVDAAGILLSPGPGSPDRAGICLDVIREYAGRLPIFGVCLGHQAIGEAFGATVTRAPELLHGKTSEIRHDDTGVLAGLPDPFTATRYHSLAVLRETLPAELEVTGWTASGIVMAMRHRTLPIEGVQFHPESVLTEGGHLMLANWLAACGHPEALERAPALAAEVDARRRAAFATA
- a CDS encoding DUF881 domain-containing protein yields the protein MEYTSGAASWQKALRRLVAGLLPGRPRQRRPGWSVGVPLIALAAGLLFTTTATTAGGTALREDRRPQLTELIEDRREQVATNEKRAATLRGEVESRTAVLADSDGPIKEQQERAAASRTAAGFTALTGPGLTVELNDAPQLSNLPEGATNDDLVVHQGDVQAVVNALWAGGAEAMSIMNVRVLATSAVRCVGNTLLLHGRVYSPPFKIVAIGDPAALRQALAVSEGVRWFRDAVDNYQLGYSETPGTVTVPAFEDSTTLRSARVPQ
- a CDS encoding cell division protein CrgA; protein product: MPKSQVRKKKVYTPPTDVRPTATAATRKPSPMWLPILAVSLIVFGIGWLVVYYLSEQRWPVMELGYWNLAVGFGAMVASLIVLSRWR